The following proteins are encoded in a genomic region of Neomonachus schauinslandi chromosome 7, ASM220157v2, whole genome shotgun sequence:
- the AMACR gene encoding alpha-methylacyl-CoA racemase isoform X1: protein MALQGISVLELAGLAPGPYCGMVLADFGARVVRVDRLGSRGDVSFLARGKRSLAVDLKRPQGAAVLRRLCARTDVVLEPFRHGVMEKLQLGPEILQKENPKLIYARLSGFGQSGRFSRVAGHDINYLALSGVLSKIGRSGENPYPPLNLLADFGGGGLMCTLGILMALFERTRSGKGQVIDASMVEGTAYLSSFLWESQQLGMWEQPRGQNLLDGGAPFYTTYKTADGGFMAVGALEPQFYKLLIKGLGLKSDELPHQMSMSDWPEMKKRFADVFAKKTKAEWCQIFDGTDACVTPVLTFEEAAHHDHNKERGSFITEEEHGVSPRPAPLLSDTPATPSSKRDPFVGEHTEEILREFGFSQVEINQLTSDKIIESNKPRANL from the exons ATGGCGCTGCAGGGTATCTCGGTGCTAGAGCTGGCCGGCCTGGCCCCGGGCCCGTACTGCGGTATGGTCCTGGCGGACTTCGGGGCGCGGGTGGTGCGTGTGGACCGACTGGGCTCCCGCGGAGATGTGAGCTTCTTGGCCCGGGGCAAGCGCTCGCTGGCGGTGGACCTGAAGCGGCCGCAGGGGGCGGCTGTGCTGCGTCGCCTGTGCGCCCGGACGGATGTGGTGCTGGAGCCCTTCCGCCATG GTGTCATGGAAAAACTCCAGCTAGGCCCAGAGATTCTGCAGAAGGAGAATCCAAAGCTTATCTATGCCAGGTTGAGTGGATTTGGCCAGTCAGGAAGATTCTCTAGAGTAGCTGGCCATGACATCAACTATTTGGCTTTGTCAG GTGTTCTATCAAAAATTGGCAGAAGTGGTGAGAATCCATATCCCCCACTGAATCTCCTGGCTGACTTCGGTGGTGGCGGCCTCATGTGCACACTGGGCATCTTGATGGCTCTGTTTGAACGCACACGCTCTGGCAAAGGTCAGGTCATTGATGCAAGCATG GTGGAAGGAACAGCATACCTGAGTTCTTTTCTGTGGGAATCTCAACAACTAGGAATGTGGGAACAGCCTCGAGGACAGAACTTACTAGATGGTGGAGCACCTTTCTACACAACTTACAAAACGGCAGATGGGGGGTTCATGGCTGTTGGAGCATTAGAGCCCCAGTTCTACAAGCTGCTGATCAAAG GACTTGGGCTAAAGTCTGATGAGCTTCCTCATCAGATGAGCATGAGTGATTGgccagaaatgaagaagagattTGCAGATGTATTTGCAAAGAAGACAAAGGCAGAGTGGTGTCAGATCTTCGATGGCACAGATGCATGTGTGACTCCAGTTCTGACGTTTGAAGAGGCTGCCCACCATGATCATAACAAAGAACGGGGCTCGTTTATCACTGAAGAGGAGCATGGGGTGAGTCCCCGCCCTGCACCTCTGCTGTCAGACACCCCAGCTACCCCTTCTTCCAAAAGGGATCCTTTTGTAGGAGAACATACTGAAGAGATACTTAGAGAATTTGGGTTTAGCCAGGTAGAGATCAATCAGCTTACCTCAGATAAAATTATTGAAAGTAATAAGCCAAGAGCTAATCTCTAA
- the AMACR gene encoding alpha-methylacyl-CoA racemase isoform X2, translating to MALQGISVLELAGLAPGPYCGMVLADFGARVVRVDRLGSRGDVSFLARGKRSLAVDLKRPQGAAVLRRLCARTDVVLEPFRHGVLSKIGRSGENPYPPLNLLADFGGGGLMCTLGILMALFERTRSGKGQVIDASMVEGTAYLSSFLWESQQLGMWEQPRGQNLLDGGAPFYTTYKTADGGFMAVGALEPQFYKLLIKGLGLKSDELPHQMSMSDWPEMKKRFADVFAKKTKAEWCQIFDGTDACVTPVLTFEEAAHHDHNKERGSFITEEEHGVSPRPAPLLSDTPATPSSKRDPFVGEHTEEILREFGFSQVEINQLTSDKIIESNKPRANL from the exons ATGGCGCTGCAGGGTATCTCGGTGCTAGAGCTGGCCGGCCTGGCCCCGGGCCCGTACTGCGGTATGGTCCTGGCGGACTTCGGGGCGCGGGTGGTGCGTGTGGACCGACTGGGCTCCCGCGGAGATGTGAGCTTCTTGGCCCGGGGCAAGCGCTCGCTGGCGGTGGACCTGAAGCGGCCGCAGGGGGCGGCTGTGCTGCGTCGCCTGTGCGCCCGGACGGATGTGGTGCTGGAGCCCTTCCGCCATG GTGTTCTATCAAAAATTGGCAGAAGTGGTGAGAATCCATATCCCCCACTGAATCTCCTGGCTGACTTCGGTGGTGGCGGCCTCATGTGCACACTGGGCATCTTGATGGCTCTGTTTGAACGCACACGCTCTGGCAAAGGTCAGGTCATTGATGCAAGCATG GTGGAAGGAACAGCATACCTGAGTTCTTTTCTGTGGGAATCTCAACAACTAGGAATGTGGGAACAGCCTCGAGGACAGAACTTACTAGATGGTGGAGCACCTTTCTACACAACTTACAAAACGGCAGATGGGGGGTTCATGGCTGTTGGAGCATTAGAGCCCCAGTTCTACAAGCTGCTGATCAAAG GACTTGGGCTAAAGTCTGATGAGCTTCCTCATCAGATGAGCATGAGTGATTGgccagaaatgaagaagagattTGCAGATGTATTTGCAAAGAAGACAAAGGCAGAGTGGTGTCAGATCTTCGATGGCACAGATGCATGTGTGACTCCAGTTCTGACGTTTGAAGAGGCTGCCCACCATGATCATAACAAAGAACGGGGCTCGTTTATCACTGAAGAGGAGCATGGGGTGAGTCCCCGCCCTGCACCTCTGCTGTCAGACACCCCAGCTACCCCTTCTTCCAAAAGGGATCCTTTTGTAGGAGAACATACTGAAGAGATACTTAGAGAATTTGGGTTTAGCCAGGTAGAGATCAATCAGCTTACCTCAGATAAAATTATTGAAAGTAATAAGCCAAGAGCTAATCTCTAA